A portion of the Acidobacteriaceae bacterium genome contains these proteins:
- the rplD gene encoding 50S ribosomal protein L4, whose amino-acid sequence MANINVVNLEGAKVGEFELDPLFAGEVNEALLWEAVKHYRASLRQGTHSTKVRSSVSGAGKKLWKQKGTGRARVGSIRTPLWRGGGTVHGPQPRSYEYAFPRKKLLGALRSALAQKLNDGKLTIVDSFELAEAKTKLYRQALDKLEAKKTALLVESSQQIEEKFYLGSRNLSGVDLVLSSEVHPYDLLRYENAIFSKAAFEALQETLKKNISKKEAK is encoded by the coding sequence ATGGCAAACATCAATGTTGTCAATCTCGAAGGCGCGAAGGTAGGCGAGTTTGAACTCGATCCTCTTTTCGCCGGCGAGGTTAATGAAGCTCTCCTGTGGGAGGCTGTAAAGCACTACCGCGCTTCGCTGCGTCAGGGTACGCACTCGACGAAGGTTCGTTCGAGCGTTTCGGGCGCCGGTAAGAAGCTTTGGAAGCAGAAGGGCACGGGCCGCGCTCGTGTCGGATCGATCCGCACCCCGCTCTGGCGTGGTGGTGGTACGGTCCACGGACCTCAGCCGCGCTCGTATGAGTACGCGTTCCCGCGCAAGAAGCTGCTCGGCGCTCTGCGCTCGGCTCTCGCACAGAAGCTGAACGATGGCAAGCTGACGATCGTTGACAGCTTTGAACTGGCGGAAGCCAAGACGAAGCTGTACCGCCAGGCCCTCGACAAGCTGGAAGCGAAGAAGACCGCTCTGCTGGTTGAGTCTTCGCAGCAGATTGAAGAGAAGTTCTACCTCGGCTCCCGCAATCTTTCGGGCGTGGATCTGGTTCTGAGCTCGGAAGTTCACCCGTATGACCTGCTTCGCTATGAGAACGCAATCTTCTCGAAGGCTGCGTTCGAAGCTCTGCAGGAGACGCTGAAGAAGAACATCAGCAAGAAGGAGGCTAAGTAA
- a CDS encoding DUF3037 domain-containing protein — translation MSERKAYNYAVIRVVPRVERDEFVNAGVILFSAQKKFLGLKMELSEEKLMALWPGTPIAAIRNHLDAVEKICNGDADGGPIAKLSQSERFQWLTSPRSTMIQISPVRTGVTDDAALTLAKLAGDLIS, via the coding sequence GTGTCCGAGCGCAAAGCCTATAACTACGCGGTGATTCGTGTTGTGCCCCGTGTGGAGCGCGATGAGTTTGTGAATGCGGGCGTGATTCTGTTTTCTGCTCAGAAGAAGTTTCTGGGGCTGAAGATGGAGCTGAGCGAAGAGAAGCTGATGGCGCTGTGGCCGGGGACGCCCATCGCCGCGATTCGCAACCATCTGGATGCGGTGGAGAAGATCTGCAACGGCGATGCGGATGGTGGGCCGATCGCGAAGCTTTCGCAGAGTGAACGGTTTCAATGGCTGACGTCGCCGCGCAGTACGATGATTCAGATCTCGCCGGTACGGACGGGCGTGACGGACGATGCCGCGTTGACGCTGGCGAAGCTTGCGGGCGATCTGATTTCGTGA
- the tuf gene encoding elongation factor Tu encodes MAKEKFDRSKPHVNVGTIGHIDHGKTTLTAAITKVLSKHNPKNAFKSFDQIDNAPEERERGITISTSHVEYETANRHYAHVDCPGHADYIKNMITGAAQMDGAILVVAATDGPMPQTKEHVLLARQVGVPYIVVFLNKCDAVEDEELIDLVEMEVRELLSKYEFPGDDVPVVRGSALGALNGEAQWEAKIDELMQAVDDNVPQPDRLVDLPFLMPIEDIFSISGRGTVVTGRIERGKIKVGEPAQIVGFRDTQATTVTGVEMFKKQLDEGLAGDNAGLLLRGTAKDDVERGMVLAKPGSITPHTVFTGEVYVLSKEEGGRHTPFFNGYRPQFYFRTTDVTGSAKLPEGTEMVMPGDNISLEITLHTPVAMEKGLRFAIREGGRTVGAGAISEIIK; translated from the coding sequence ATGGCGAAGGAAAAATTTGACCGTAGCAAACCGCACGTAAACGTAGGCACGATCGGTCACATCGATCACGGCAAGACGACGTTGACTGCGGCGATTACGAAGGTGTTGTCGAAGCACAACCCGAAGAACGCGTTCAAGTCGTTCGATCAGATCGATAACGCACCGGAAGAGCGCGAGCGCGGTATCACGATCTCGACGTCTCACGTGGAGTATGAGACGGCGAACCGTCACTATGCTCACGTTGATTGCCCGGGCCACGCGGATTACATCAAGAACATGATCACGGGCGCAGCGCAGATGGACGGCGCGATCCTCGTGGTTGCAGCGACCGACGGCCCGATGCCCCAGACGAAGGAGCACGTTCTGCTCGCTCGCCAGGTAGGCGTACCGTACATCGTTGTGTTCCTGAACAAGTGCGATGCGGTGGAAGACGAAGAACTGATCGACCTGGTCGAGATGGAAGTTCGTGAGCTTCTGTCGAAGTACGAGTTCCCGGGCGACGACGTTCCCGTGGTTCGTGGTTCGGCCCTGGGCGCGCTGAACGGCGAAGCACAGTGGGAAGCGAAGATCGACGAGCTGATGCAGGCAGTGGACGACAACGTTCCTCAGCCTGACCGTCTGGTCGACCTGCCGTTCCTGATGCCGATCGAAGATATCTTCTCGATCTCGGGTCGTGGCACGGTGGTCACGGGTCGTATCGAGCGCGGCAAGATCAAGGTTGGCGAACCCGCACAGATCGTTGGCTTCCGCGACACGCAGGCGACGACGGTTACCGGCGTTGAGATGTTCAAGAAGCAGCTTGACGAAGGTCTTGCCGGCGACAACGCAGGTCTGCTGCTCCGCGGCACGGCGAAGGACGACGTTGAGCGCGGCATGGTTCTTGCCAAGCCGGGTTCGATCACTCCTCACACGGTGTTCACGGGCGAAGTGTACGTGTTGTCGAAGGAAGAAGGCGGTCGTCATACCCCGTTCTTCAACGGCTACCGTCCCCAGTTCTACTTCCGTACGACGGACGTGACCGGATCGGCGAAGCTGCCGGAAGGTACGGAGATGGTGATGCCTGGCGATAACATCTCGCTGGAGATCACGCTTCACACGCCGGTTGCGATGGAAAAGGGTCTGCGTTTCGCTATCCGTGAGGGTGGCCGCACCGTTGGTGCAGGCGCGATCTCGGAAATCATCAAGTAA
- a CDS encoding aminotransferase class I and II encodes MPRTSAIRYMLSMREGGSMPALLETEDARRYVVKLRGAGQGPRVLAAEFLTGEIARRLELRVPRLTAVTLDAVFGKTEPDPEVRELFQRSAGVNFGLEYLPQSTVFDPVAGDRVSAEEASRVVWLDAFVRNVDRTPRNANLLMKDHKLWLIDHGASMIFHFHWPSAQSKAVDAFAAIRDHILLPCAGEIAGASTWAHERLTAEFFAELVAAVPEEFLPEDDGVSVEEQRAGYRAYFAERLKHSAIFEEEIVRVRAQSL; translated from the coding sequence TTGCCACGTACGAGTGCGATTCGTTACATGCTGTCGATGCGCGAAGGCGGGTCGATGCCTGCGCTGCTGGAAACAGAAGATGCCAGGCGCTATGTGGTGAAGCTGCGCGGTGCCGGACAGGGACCGCGTGTGCTTGCCGCCGAGTTTCTGACGGGCGAGATTGCGCGCAGGCTGGAGTTGCGGGTGCCTCGTCTGACAGCGGTGACGCTGGACGCGGTGTTTGGGAAGACGGAGCCGGACCCGGAGGTGCGGGAGCTGTTTCAACGCTCGGCCGGGGTGAACTTCGGGCTGGAGTATCTGCCGCAGTCCACGGTGTTTGATCCGGTCGCGGGTGATCGCGTGAGTGCGGAGGAAGCGTCGCGCGTGGTGTGGCTGGATGCGTTTGTACGCAATGTGGACAGGACTCCGCGGAACGCGAACCTGTTGATGAAGGACCATAAGCTATGGCTGATCGACCATGGCGCTTCGATGATCTTTCACTTTCATTGGCCTTCTGCGCAGAGCAAAGCGGTGGATGCGTTTGCGGCGATTCGAGACCACATTCTGCTGCCTTGCGCGGGTGAGATCGCAGGCGCGTCGACGTGGGCGCATGAGCGACTGACTGCGGAATTTTTTGCGGAGCTGGTGGCGGCGGTGCCGGAAGAGTTTTTGCCAGAGGACGACGGTGTTTCCGTGGAAGAGCAGCGCGCGGGGTATCGCGCGTACTTTGCAGAACGGCTGAAGCATTCGGCTATCTTTGAAGAGGAGATTGTCCGTGTCCGAGCGCAAAGCCTATAA
- a CDS encoding SDR family oxidoreductase, protein MGKLEGKVAVITAATSGMALATAKRFVAEGAYVFITGRRQDALDKAVAEIGLNVTGVQGDASNLDDLDRLYDVVKSEKGHIDILFASAGRGEFAPIGQITEQHFDETFDLNVRGTLFTVQKALPLFTDGGSILLNASIVSIKGFPAFGVYAASKAAVRSFARTWVNDLKDRKIRVNVISPGPIDTPALDPLGADAKEGFKSLIPRGTMGTSEEIAGAALFLASEDSSFVNGVELFVDGGVAQI, encoded by the coding sequence ATGGGAAAGCTTGAAGGAAAAGTCGCCGTCATCACCGCTGCCACATCCGGCATGGCACTCGCTACCGCAAAGCGCTTCGTCGCAGAAGGCGCCTACGTCTTCATCACCGGCCGCCGTCAGGACGCACTCGACAAAGCCGTCGCCGAGATCGGCCTCAACGTCACCGGCGTCCAGGGCGACGCCTCCAACCTCGACGACCTCGACCGCCTCTACGACGTCGTCAAGAGTGAAAAGGGCCACATCGACATCCTCTTCGCCAGCGCCGGTCGCGGTGAGTTCGCCCCCATCGGTCAGATCACCGAACAGCACTTCGACGAGACCTTCGACCTCAACGTCCGCGGCACGCTCTTCACCGTGCAGAAGGCTCTTCCCCTCTTCACCGACGGCGGCTCCATTCTGCTGAACGCTTCCATCGTCAGCATCAAGGGCTTCCCTGCCTTCGGTGTCTACGCGGCAAGCAAGGCGGCTGTCCGCTCCTTCGCCCGCACCTGGGTCAACGACCTCAAGGACCGCAAGATCCGCGTAAACGTCATCAGCCCCGGCCCCATCGACACCCCGGCCCTTGACCCACTTGGAGCCGATGCCAAGGAAGGCTTCAAGTCCCTGATCCCCCGCGGCACGATGGGCACATCAGAAGAGATCGCCGGAGCAGCCTTGTTCCTCGCCTCCGAGGACTCCAGCTTCGTCAACGGCGTAGAACTCTTCGTCGACGGCGGCGTAGCCCAGATCTAA
- the rplC gene encoding 50S ribosomal protein L3 — protein sequence MSVAGILGKKIGMTQVFDDAGVVHPVTVLKVGPCVITQVKTQQKDGYEAAQIGLVEFVKANRVNKAMTGHFAKADVAPVREIREVQIEPVEEGQEAPKAGDRLTVEIFSETRFVDVIGHSKGRGFAGVVRRHGFGGGPKSHGHMFQIQGSIGASSFPSRVFPGQRMPGRFGNDQVTVRNLRVRGIDLEDNLLLVDGAVPGAKDGYILVSKSVAPPRERRGFAGAATKDALKASKKASAKKK from the coding sequence ATGTCAGTAGCAGGAATTCTCGGTAAGAAGATTGGCATGACCCAGGTATTCGATGACGCGGGTGTTGTACACCCCGTTACGGTTCTGAAGGTCGGCCCGTGCGTCATCACGCAGGTCAAGACTCAGCAGAAGGACGGCTACGAAGCTGCCCAGATCGGTCTTGTCGAGTTCGTGAAGGCAAACAGAGTGAACAAGGCCATGACCGGCCACTTTGCCAAGGCAGATGTGGCTCCGGTTCGCGAGATCCGCGAAGTGCAGATCGAGCCCGTTGAAGAAGGTCAGGAAGCCCCCAAGGCTGGCGATCGTCTGACGGTAGAGATCTTCTCGGAGACGCGTTTCGTCGATGTGATCGGTCACTCGAAGGGTCGCGGTTTTGCTGGTGTTGTGCGTCGCCACGGCTTCGGCGGTGGACCCAAGTCGCATGGTCACATGTTCCAGATTCAGGGTTCGATCGGCGCATCGTCGTTCCCGTCGCGTGTTTTCCCGGGCCAGCGCATGCCGGGCCGCTTCGGTAACGATCAGGTGACGGTCCGCAACCTGCGTGTTCGCGGCATCGACCTCGAGGACAACCTCCTCCTGGTAGACGGCGCGGTCCCGGGTGCGAAGGATGGTTACATCCTCGTGTCGAAGTCGGTAGCTCCGCCGCGTGAGCGTCGTGGGTTTGCTGGTGCGGCTACGAAGGACGCTCTGAAGGCTTCCAAGAAGGCTTCAGCAAAGAAGAAGTAA
- a CDS encoding oxidoreductase, with amino-acid sequence MSEKLGGVFSFPGTGLTVRRVGFGAMQLAGPHVFGPPMDREECVRVVRRAVEAGVDHIDTGDFYGPHYANWIVQEALHPYAKNLVIVTKVGAYRGGQGEWFQDHSRELLEGSVHDNLRSLKLDALDIVNVRGLGMAAADPAFDIRSSVEVIAEMQRKGLVKHIGVSNVNAKQLADAQAIAPVVCVQNMYNLANRADDALIADLAKQGIPYVPFFPLGGFTPLQSGKLTSVAERLGASPMQVAQAWLLQRSPNLLLISGTSKVAHLEENLKAAELVLPEDAVQELDTIAGDVAA; translated from the coding sequence ATGTCTGAAAAGCTGGGTGGTGTGTTTTCGTTTCCGGGTACGGGGCTGACCGTGCGCCGGGTGGGCTTTGGTGCGATGCAGCTTGCCGGACCGCATGTGTTTGGTCCTCCGATGGACCGCGAGGAGTGCGTGCGGGTGGTGCGGCGAGCGGTGGAGGCTGGTGTCGACCATATCGATACGGGTGACTTCTATGGCCCGCATTATGCGAACTGGATCGTGCAGGAGGCGTTGCATCCTTATGCGAAGAACCTGGTGATTGTGACGAAGGTGGGCGCGTATCGCGGGGGGCAGGGCGAGTGGTTCCAGGACCACAGCCGGGAGTTGCTGGAGGGCAGCGTTCATGACAACCTGCGGAGCCTGAAGCTGGACGCGTTGGATATCGTGAACGTGCGTGGTCTGGGAATGGCCGCAGCTGATCCTGCGTTCGACATTCGGTCGTCCGTGGAGGTCATTGCGGAGATGCAGCGCAAGGGGCTGGTGAAGCATATCGGCGTGAGCAATGTGAATGCGAAGCAGCTGGCGGATGCGCAGGCGATAGCGCCGGTGGTGTGTGTGCAGAACATGTACAACCTGGCCAATCGTGCGGACGATGCGTTGATCGCTGACCTGGCGAAGCAGGGGATTCCGTATGTGCCGTTCTTCCCGCTGGGTGGGTTTACGCCGCTGCAGTCGGGCAAGCTGACGAGTGTGGCGGAGAGGCTGGGAGCTTCGCCGATGCAGGTGGCGCAGGCGTGGCTGTTGCAGCGTTCGCCAAACTTGCTGCTGATCTCGGGCACGTCGAAGGTGGCGCATTTGGAGGAGAATCTGAAGGCCGCCGAGTTGGTGTTGCCGGAGGATGCGGTGCAGGAGCTGGATACGATCGCTGGGGATGTGGCGGCGTGA
- a CDS encoding 50S ribosomal protein L23 produces MPTVYNVIRRPLITEKALVTRETEGSLVFEVATTATKTEVKQAVEKLFNVKVASIRTANVEGKERRRGRFSGYLPDWKKAYVKLKAGETVPDFTAELQ; encoded by the coding sequence ATGCCTACCGTATATAACGTAATCCGTCGTCCGCTGATCACCGAGAAGGCCCTGGTGACGCGCGAGACTGAAGGCTCGCTCGTGTTCGAAGTTGCGACAACCGCAACGAAGACCGAAGTGAAGCAGGCTGTAGAGAAGCTCTTCAACGTGAAGGTTGCGTCGATCCGCACCGCGAACGTTGAAGGCAAGGAACGCCGCCGTGGCCGTTTCTCTGGCTATCTTCCTGACTGGAAGAAGGCTTATGTGAAGCTGAAGGCCGGCGAGACGGTTCCCGACTTTACCGCGGAACTCCAGTAA
- a CDS encoding PspA/IM30 family protein, translating to MALMERVAMLMRANVNDLIDRAEDPEKMLRQLVLDMENQLLQVKTQVAIAIADQHLLNKKRKEQEEISAGWHAKAELALSKEQEDLARAALERSLSHTQMAEGFARQYDEQTAEADALRVTYGKLEAKLKQTEAQCEMVAAQARRARMMSKANAAQEEVAKAAGARTSPLQRLKARLQSVEASNAASKELLHGEALNPASLEDRFEVLERDEKVERLLGELKQKQARMLQAG from the coding sequence ATGGCGTTGATGGAGAGAGTGGCGATGTTGATGCGCGCGAATGTGAATGATCTGATCGATCGCGCAGAAGACCCGGAGAAGATGCTGCGCCAGTTGGTGCTCGATATGGAGAACCAGTTGCTCCAGGTGAAGACGCAGGTGGCGATTGCGATCGCGGACCAGCACCTGTTGAACAAGAAGCGCAAGGAGCAGGAGGAGATCTCTGCCGGTTGGCATGCGAAGGCGGAGCTGGCGTTGAGCAAGGAGCAGGAAGACCTGGCTCGTGCGGCGTTGGAGCGGTCGTTGTCGCATACGCAGATGGCGGAAGGGTTTGCGCGGCAGTATGACGAGCAGACGGCTGAGGCGGATGCATTGCGCGTGACGTATGGGAAGCTCGAAGCGAAGCTGAAGCAGACGGAAGCGCAGTGCGAGATGGTGGCGGCGCAGGCACGGAGGGCTCGGATGATGAGCAAGGCGAATGCGGCGCAGGAAGAGGTGGCGAAGGCGGCGGGTGCGAGAACGTCTCCGCTGCAGAGGCTTAAGGCGCGGCTGCAGAGTGTGGAGGCTTCGAATGCGGCGAGCAAGGAGCTGCTGCATGGCGAGGCGTTGAACCCGGCTTCGCTGGAGGACCGCTTTGAGGTGTTGGAGCGGGATGAGAAGGTGGAGCGGCTGCTGGGTGAGTTGAAGCAGAAGCAGGCGCGGATGCTGCAGGCAGGGTAA
- a CDS encoding TetR/AcrR family transcriptional regulator — protein sequence MPALLAPIEKQRKQPTQARSAVTVDAILQACLQVLTAVGKEKLTTTLVAHRAGVSVGTLYQYFPNKRSLLQAVLRKHLTHVTELFEHACDTQHGKPLCEMITTIATTFFRAKMQDPKAGLALYSVSSDVDGLRITEDLRIRQEAAFTRVLTSSPEKLTVDPAVAGFAFQSTMIGVARRILEARIPAREHAALHAEMITMLCAYAATISRPAATEQQPSNRK from the coding sequence TTGCCAGCCCTTCTCGCCCCTATCGAAAAGCAGCGTAAACAGCCCACGCAAGCCCGTTCAGCCGTCACCGTAGACGCGATCCTCCAGGCCTGCCTTCAGGTTTTAACCGCTGTCGGCAAAGAGAAACTCACCACGACTCTGGTCGCCCACCGCGCCGGGGTCTCTGTCGGCACACTCTACCAGTACTTCCCCAACAAGCGTTCGCTGCTGCAGGCCGTCCTGCGCAAACACCTCACCCACGTCACCGAACTCTTCGAGCACGCCTGCGACACCCAGCACGGCAAGCCGCTCTGCGAGATGATCACCACCATCGCGACCACCTTCTTCCGCGCCAAGATGCAGGACCCCAAAGCCGGCCTCGCGCTCTACTCCGTCAGCTCCGACGTCGACGGCCTCCGCATCACGGAAGACCTCCGCATCCGCCAGGAAGCAGCCTTCACCCGCGTCCTCACCAGCTCACCAGAAAAGCTCACCGTCGACCCCGCCGTCGCTGGCTTCGCCTTCCAATCCACGATGATCGGCGTCGCCCGCCGCATTCTTGAGGCCCGCATCCCCGCCCGCGAACACGCCGCCCTCCACGCAGAGATGATCACCATGCTCTGCGCCTACGCCGCCACCATCAGCCGCCCTGCAGCAACAGAACAGCAGCCTTCAAACCGCAAATAG
- a CDS encoding helix-turn-helix domain-containing protein encodes MRPLFHPAIADVPVEAILHALSDPTRVAIYADIVGQECSQTCSMFLHVLDKAIPKSTLSQHFKVLREAGLIRSERRGVEMHNTSRCAEVEARYPGLITAIVSAHTIQLADAARG; translated from the coding sequence ATGCGTCCTTTATTCCATCCCGCGATTGCCGATGTGCCTGTAGAGGCCATCCTTCATGCGTTGTCAGACCCGACGCGGGTAGCGATTTATGCGGACATTGTGGGGCAGGAGTGTTCGCAGACTTGCTCGATGTTTCTGCATGTGCTGGACAAGGCGATTCCGAAGTCGACGCTGTCGCAGCATTTCAAAGTGCTGCGCGAGGCGGGGTTGATCCGCAGCGAACGGCGCGGGGTGGAGATGCACAATACGTCACGGTGCGCTGAGGTGGAGGCCCGGTATCCGGGGCTGATTACGGCGATTGTGAGTGCGCATACTATTCAGCTGGCGGATGCGGCGCGGGGGTAG
- the rplB gene encoding 50S ribosomal protein L2, which translates to MPIKSFRPITPTLRFQTKLVNDDITTDKPYKPLLAPKQRTGGRNNMGKLVVRHQGGGHKQQLRLIDFKRDKFGIPGKVATVEYDPNRSSRIALISYADGEKRYIIQPVGLKVGQMVMSGPEADILVGNALPLRNIPTGTIVHNIELRPGKGAQMARSAGAQVNLVAKEGDYALLKLPSGETRRVLVDCMATIGQVGNTDHENVTIGKAGRNRWKGIRPANRGVSMNPVDHPHGGGEGKTSGGRHPVTPWGQPTRGYKTRNNKRTDVFIVSRRKK; encoded by the coding sequence ATGCCGATTAAGAGCTTTCGACCGATTACACCTACGCTTCGTTTCCAGACGAAGCTGGTAAATGACGACATCACGACCGACAAGCCGTATAAGCCGTTGCTGGCACCGAAGCAGCGCACCGGCGGTCGTAACAACATGGGCAAGCTGGTTGTCCGCCACCAGGGTGGTGGTCACAAGCAGCAGCTTCGCCTCATCGACTTCAAGCGCGATAAGTTCGGTATCCCCGGCAAGGTTGCGACGGTCGAATATGATCCAAACCGCAGCTCGCGCATCGCTCTGATCAGCTATGCGGACGGCGAGAAGCGCTACATCATCCAGCCTGTCGGCCTGAAGGTCGGCCAGATGGTGATGAGCGGCCCCGAGGCTGACATCCTTGTCGGCAACGCACTGCCGCTGCGCAACATCCCGACCGGTACGATCGTGCACAACATCGAGCTTCGTCCTGGTAAGGGCGCGCAGATGGCACGTTCGGCAGGCGCACAGGTGAACCTGGTAGCGAAGGAAGGCGATTACGCTCTTCTGAAGCTTCCTTCGGGCGAAACCCGTCGTGTTCTGGTTGACTGCATGGCCACCATTGGTCAGGTAGGCAACACGGACCACGAGAACGTCACGATCGGTAAGGCCGGTCGTAACCGTTGGAAGGGCATCCGTCCTGCCAACCGTGGTGTGTCGATGAACCCGGTCGATCACCCGCACGGTGGTGGTGAAGGTAAGACCTCGGGCGGACGTCACCCAGTGACGCCGTGGGGCCAGCCGACGCGTGGTTACAAGACGCGTAACAACAAGCGCACCGACGTATTCATCGTTTCGCGTCGCAAGAAGTAG
- the rpsJ gene encoding 30S ribosomal protein S10, translating to MAQQRIRIRLKAYDYRVLDTSTGEIVETAKRTGAQVAGPIPLPTMKNKYCVLRSPHVDKKSREAFEIRTHKRLIDILEPTQQTVDALMKLDLPAGVDVEIKTVTK from the coding sequence ATGGCGCAACAGCGCATTCGTATCCGCCTGAAGGCTTATGATTACCGCGTCCTCGATACGTCCACCGGCGAAATCGTAGAGACCGCAAAGCGCACAGGCGCACAGGTTGCAGGACCGATTCCCCTGCCCACCATGAAGAACAAGTATTGCGTTCTCCGTTCGCCGCACGTCGACAAGAAGTCGCGTGAAGCGTTCGAGATCCGCACACACAAGCGTCTGATCGACATTCTCGAGCCCACACAGCAGACCGTGGACGCTCTGATGAAGCTCGATCTGCCCGCTGGTGTGGACGTAGAGATCAAGACCGTCACCAAGTAA
- a CDS encoding PQQ-dependent sugar dehydrogenase has product MRLLQATASAALFVAAASAFAQQPVLTGQSAFTNWDQQHPGVRHKITLADLPAPHPEESVQNTAHLVPRPAGAMPIAPAGFTVTLYAGGDNGPMQRADNTEHMKRASGTFTMPRLMRTAPNGDIFLADSGDGTLFLLRGLSPDGHAATVTPFVTGLDHPFGIAFYPASNPQWIYVGNATTIQRIPYHSGDTKATGVPQTIVPDIPGYAQLTGGGHWTRDVVFTADGKHMLVSVGSGSNINNPDTDYERSGGKREALELHRADILEYTPEGKFEKVYASGIRNCVGEAINPANNELWCSTNERDELGNHLVPDYVTSVPEGSFFGWPWYYMGGHQDPRLPQPCANGTGPNPQRSTSLTEAEAKSCKHVDLSRKVRTPDVLVQPHMASLEMTFYPSTHAPQAFPRSFHGGIFAAEHGSWNRAQRAGYEVIFIPTTANGKTTGEYDDFLTGFVTKDGKVWGRPVGVTVGQDGALYVSDDGSRSVWRVAPTR; this is encoded by the coding sequence ATGCGACTTCTTCAGGCAACAGCTTCCGCCGCCCTCTTCGTTGCTGCTGCATCTGCCTTTGCCCAGCAGCCCGTCCTCACTGGCCAATCCGCCTTCACCAACTGGGACCAGCAGCACCCCGGCGTTCGCCACAAGATCACCCTCGCCGACCTCCCCGCGCCGCACCCCGAAGAGAGCGTGCAGAACACCGCACACCTCGTCCCGCGTCCTGCCGGAGCCATGCCCATCGCCCCCGCAGGCTTCACCGTCACGCTCTACGCCGGCGGCGACAACGGCCCCATGCAGCGCGCCGACAACACCGAGCACATGAAGCGCGCCTCCGGCACCTTCACCATGCCGCGCCTCATGCGCACCGCGCCCAACGGCGACATCTTCCTCGCCGACTCCGGCGACGGCACGCTCTTCCTCCTCCGTGGCCTCAGCCCCGACGGTCACGCCGCCACCGTCACTCCCTTCGTCACCGGCCTCGACCACCCCTTCGGCATCGCCTTCTACCCCGCCTCCAACCCGCAGTGGATCTACGTCGGCAACGCCACCACCATCCAGCGCATTCCCTACCACTCCGGCGACACCAAAGCCACCGGCGTTCCGCAGACCATCGTCCCCGACATCCCCGGCTACGCCCAGCTCACCGGCGGCGGCCACTGGACCCGCGACGTCGTCTTCACCGCCGACGGCAAACACATGCTCGTATCCGTTGGCTCCGGCTCCAATATCAACAACCCCGACACCGACTACGAACGCTCCGGCGGCAAGCGTGAGGCCCTCGAACTCCACCGTGCCGACATCCTCGAGTACACCCCCGAGGGCAAGTTCGAAAAGGTCTACGCCTCCGGCATTCGCAACTGCGTCGGCGAAGCCATCAATCCCGCCAACAATGAGCTCTGGTGCTCCACCAACGAGCGCGACGAACTCGGCAACCACCTCGTCCCCGACTACGTCACCAGCGTTCCCGAAGGCAGCTTCTTCGGCTGGCCCTGGTACTACATGGGCGGCCATCAGGACCCACGCCTCCCGCAGCCCTGCGCCAACGGCACCGGACCCAATCCGCAGCGCTCCACCTCGCTCACCGAAGCCGAAGCCAAGTCCTGCAAACACGTCGACCTCAGCCGGAAAGTCCGCACCCCTGACGTCCTCGTCCAGCCCCACATGGCTTCGCTCGAGATGACCTTCTACCCATCCACACATGCGCCGCAGGCCTTCCCGCGCAGCTTCCACGGCGGTATCTTCGCCGCCGAACACGGCTCCTGGAACCGCGCCCAGCGCGCCGGCTACGAAGTCATCTTCATCCCCACCACCGCCAACGGCAAAACCACCGGCGAGTACGACGACTTCCTCACCGGCTTCGTCACCAAAGACGGCAAAGTCTGGGGCCGCCCCGTCGGCGTCACCGTCGGCCAGGACGGCGCACTCTATGTCTCCGATGACGGCTCCCGCAGCGTCTGGCGAGTAGCCCCCACCAGGTAA